CGGAACTGGTAGTGCGCGGCTTCACGGCCGGGCTGCTCGTAGTAGCCCTGTTCTGGGCGGGCATGCACAACGACCTCGTTTTTGCGGTGCTAACCCAAACCTGGCAGAAAATCTTTCTCGCGCTGGGCCTCAATGCCGCGGCGGCCGGCCCGCAGAGCGGCGTCAGCACGCTGGTAACCACGCGTAGCCTGCCGGCCGTCTTTACGTACTCCCTGGTCTACACGGCCGCCTGCCTCGGGATACTCTACGCTGCTCTCTACGACGCGGCCCGCATGCGGCTGGTAGTGCAACTCTACGCCGCCGTATTTGCGGCCTGTGCCCTACTGCTGCTCGGGGGCAAGCTGCTGGGCGATGCCAGCTGGGCCTACCAGCTAGGCCGCCGCCTTATCGACTTTATTGTCTCGCCCTTGCCCGTTATCATTCTGGTGCCTCTGTTGCGCTGGTACGGCACTCAAACGGCCACTACACGCCGCTAAGCGGGCTTAATTGTTACATCTGCTGCAGCCAAGTCTGGGCAATAGTGATGTCATCGAAGGTAAGCACCACGATGCCAGCCGACGTGTATTGCAGGGTTAGGTCGGTAGAGAGGCGGCTGTAGACGTTGGGCGAGTACACCCAGGCAAAAAATTCGCAGCCCGCTTCCCGCATGGCCGGAAACCATTCCTTACCACCCCATTCAGCCGCGTCGGCCCACATGCTGGTCACCAGCGTATTATCGTTGAGCACTTTGCGGCAGCGCTCCTGCCGCACACACTCCAGCATCTTGGTCGCGCCCGAAACAACCGATTCGTAATCCTGGTCACCAATCCATTCTACATCCAGCCATTCGGCGAAGTAGTCGTAGCGAATGATGATTTGGGAGGTTTCGTACAGCAGGCGTTGACCCATACAACTGAAGTGGTAAGCGAAATTGTAAGCAGCTAAACTGGTCGTTGATTCTTTAGGTTGTCGGGACAAGCGAAATGGACCTGTTTAATAGGTAACCAAACCAGCCAGGCAAAGCTACGGCAATTAAATATTAAAAATAACCTATGTATTTAGCAACCGAGTAATCAAAAAGCCCCCGCTGCGCAGTGCAACGGGGGCTTTCATTGTACCAGAGACGGGACTCGAACCCGTACGTCCGTGAAGACAAGGGATTTTAAGTCCCTCGTGGCTACCATTACACCACTCTGGCAAAGTCACTTCACGTTATCTTGCTCCAGACAACTTCCTTCATATGTGTGTCAGTGAGGCAAAGTAACTGCAAATTTTTGATTCGGTAAGGGGTATTTACCTTGGAAAGCCAGAAGAAATCATCCGAAAAAAGGTTGAAAACAAAAAGAGGATGTTGCTGATGCAACATCCTCTTGGAGCGGGAGACGAGGTTCGAACTCGCGACCTCGACCTTGGCAAGGTCGCGCTCTACCAACTGAGCTACTCTCGCTTTTGATCTTGGCGCCGTAGTGGCGTTTTGATGTGACAAAGGTAGTACTGATTTTCTTGTTGTCAAGCGCTACCCCAAAAATAACCCTTGAAATTTTACTCCCAGAGGCGTTTCTAGCTCATTGTCAGGGAGAAAATTTTTCAAAGAATTTCTCCCTGACAATGATGACTACTGCTGTTACTTGCCTTTGGTGCTCAAAGCCAGCTTCAGCTCGTTCAATTTGAGCAGAGCATCAATAGGTGTAAGCGTGTTTACATCCAGCTGCTGCAGCTGTTCCCGGATACGCTCCAAGACCGGGTCGGCAGGCTCGAACATGCTGAGCTGCAGGCTGGGGCGCGGGGCCGAGGCTACAGCCGCGGCCGGCTGGGCTACGGGTCCTCGGGTGGCTTTGCCGTTTTTGGGCTCGTTTTCCAGGCCGGCCAGCACTTCGTCAAACTCCGTAGGTCCTTCTTCCAGGCCGGTAGAGGCCCGCTCCTGTTCCAAGTGGTGCATAATTTCGTTGGCCCGCAGCACCACGGCCGTGGGCATACCGGCCATGCGGGCCACATGAATACCGAAGCTGTGCTCGGAGCCACCTTCCACGAGCTTGCGCATAAACAGGATGCGGCCGTCAGCCTCGCGCACGGCCACGTTGTAGTTGCGCACCCGCGGACAGTCTTCGGCCAGCTGGTTGAGCTCGTGGTAGTGAGTGGCAAACAGCGTCTTGGCCCGGGCCTTGGGGTTGTTGTGCAGGTGCTCGACAATGGCCCAGGCAATGCTGATTCCGTCGTAAGTACTGGTGCCCCGCCCGATTTCGTCCATCAGCACCAGGCTGCGGTCCGAGAGATTGTTCAGAATGCTGGCCGTTTCGGTCATCTCCACCATAAAGGTGCTTTCACCCTTACTAAGGTTGTCGGAAGCGCCTACTCGGGTGAAAATCTTGTCGATGACGCCGATGGTGGCCGCGTCGGCGGGCACGAAGGAGCCGATTTGAGCCAG
Above is a genomic segment from Hymenobacter cellulosivorans containing:
- a CDS encoding XrtX-associated membrane protein — translated: MPDTAAPLASSSSYPELVVRGFTAGLLVVALFWAGMHNDLVFAVLTQTWQKIFLALGLNAAAAGPQSGVSTLVTTRSLPAVFTYSLVYTAACLGILYAALYDAARMRLVVQLYAAVFAACALLLLGGKLLGDASWAYQLGRRLIDFIVSPLPVIILVPLLRWYGTQTATTRR